The following proteins are encoded in a genomic region of Nomascus leucogenys isolate Asia chromosome 17, Asia_NLE_v1, whole genome shotgun sequence:
- the LYPD3 gene encoding ly6/PLAUR domain-containing protein 3: protein MDPARKAGAQAVIWTAGWLLLLLLLRGGAQALECYSCVQKADDGCSPNKMKTVKCAPGVDVCTEAVGAVETIHGQFSMAVRGCGSGLPGKNDRGLDLHGLLAFIQLQQCAQDRCNAKLNLTSRALDPAGNESAYPPNGVECYSCVGLSREACQGTSPPVVSCYNASDHVYKGCFDGNVTLMAANVTVSLPVRGCVQDEFCTRDGVTGPGFTLSGSCCQGSHCNSDLRNKTYFSPRIPPLVRLPPPEPTTVASTISVTSTTSVTTSTSAPVRPTSTTKPMPAPTSQTPRQGVEHEASRDEEPRLTGGAAGHQDRSNSGQYPAKGGPQQPHNKGCVAPTAGLAALLLAVAAGVLL, encoded by the exons ATGGACCCCGCCAGGAAAGCAGGTGCCCAGGCCGTGATCTGGACCGCaggctggctgctgctgctgctgctccttcGCGGAG GAGCGCAGGCCCTGGAGTGCTACAGCTGCGTGCAGAAAGCAGATGACGGATGCTCCCCGAACAAGATGAAGACAGTGAAGTGCGCGCCGGGCGTGGACGTCTGCACCGAGGCCGTGGGGGCGGTGGAGACCA TCCACGGACAATTCTCGATGGCAGTGCGGGGTTGCGGTTCGGGACTCCCCGGCAAGAATGACCGCGGCCTGGATCTTCACGGGCTTCTGGCGTTCATCCAGCTGCAGCAATGCGCTCAGGATCGCTGCAACGCCAAGCTCAACCTCACCTCGCGGGCGCTCGACCCGGCAG GTAATGAGAGTGCATACCCGCCCAACGGCGTGGAGTGCTACAGCTGCGTGGGCCTGAGCCGGGAGGCGTGCCAGGGTACATCGCCGCCGGTCGTGAGCTGCTACAACGCCAGCGATCATGTCTACAAGGGCTGCTTCGACGGCAACGTCACCTTGATGGCAG CTAATGTGACTGTGTCCTTGCCTGTCCGGGGCTGTGTCCAGGATGAATTCTGCACTCGGGATGGAGTAACAGGCCCAGGGTTCACACTCAGTGGCTCCTGCTGCCAGGGGTCCCACTGTAACTCTGACCTCCGCAACAAGACCTACTTCTCCCCTCGAATCCCACCCCTTGTCCGGCTGCCCCCTCCAGAGCCCACGACTGTGGCCTCAACCATATCTGTGACCTCAACCACGTCTGTCACCACTTCTACCTCTGCCCCAGTGAGacccacctccaccaccaaaCCCATGCCTGCCCCAACCAGTCAGACTCCGAGACAGGGAGTAGAACACGAGGCCTCCCGGGATGAGGAGCCCAGGTTGACTGGAGGCGCCGCTGGCCACCAGGACCGCAGCAATTCGGGGCAGTATCCTGCAAAAGGGGGGCCCCAGCAGCCCCATAATAAAGGCTGTGTGGCTCCCACAGCTGGATTGGCAGCCCTTCTGTTGGCCGTGGCTGCTGGTGTCCTGCTGTGA